The DNA sequence CATGGGTGCACCGGCACGATAACCCAGGACAGTGTGTTTCTTTACTGTGTGTCTGCGGCTCTAATGGTACATGTTGAGCATTTCAGTGCATGCAGTTCATGTAAAAACTGCACGTAGGCTGTGGATAGAtaacagaaaaaggaaacaggacaTACTGAGAGATGATTATCGTCTTCGCAGGGCTTATTAACATTTCATAACTGTCTGGTGAGAaccaaaatgtcagcttttcaTGAGCCGAGAAGGACAGCCCTGTTTGCAGCTGATCGACGTGCAGTTTTTCaagtatttcagtgtgtttaaatgtattcatctaAAGGAGGAGGTAAGTAAAATGTGGCTTTTCAGAGGGCGCTGCATAATCTGATGCCTCCAATGATGACACTCAGGGATGTCATTATGGATCCTGTCGCATTTCTTGTAGTACCGTTCTCCATGCCTGACTCAAACCAGTGACTCCAACAGTAGCACAGGTTGCTCATGTTTTTCTTGCGGTTCTGTTTTATGTCTTCTGCGGCTCCCCTTGGGCGCACTCATCCTTCAAGAGCCACTCATTGCTGCaagagtgtctctgggcttgACACCCAGCCTGTTCGCTTCACCTAACGAGCTCAGAGACACAAAGtggtcggtgtgtttactggggaaactgcTATAATTTAACTGTGACAAATGTGTATGTTGTCTATGACATAGCGGAAACCATTTGCTGCCCCGTGTGACCGTAAGTCCCTTCTGTCTCCAGGTATTCGTTCATGGGACGTCGACTTAAAATCCTGCAACCTGAACCTCTTCCTCCAGGAGTTTCTCTCCCACCACACAGCGTCTTTCAAGGGTGCAGGTCAGTAACTGTGTTGATTTGACTCCTCGCCCAAACTCTCAGACCCTGTATCCCGCAGATAAAAAAGGCCCGTCACCATGGTAACCCACCCAGTTTGTCCGGTCAGAGGTCAacgaggaaggaaggaaggaaggaaggaaagtgCAGGAGCAGTTGGTGATTGTTAAACATGGGTGGACCCTCTGGACAGAGAACAATAGAGATCTGTGCCACCTCTTTTTATGCATGTGTTGCAGTATTTTAGTTTGCAGAGTCAAGGACAAACAGGGAATGTGTTGAAAACGCAGAAAGACATCAGAGTCAGATAGTCGTATTACAGCTGAGCtgtgaggtgaggaggtgatgaACACAGACAAGAACAGACACATCTCTTTTCACAGAGCACAAAATGGCAGCCAAGTACAAACTGTTAGATTAGAAAATATGTCACTCAGACACAGAGTAAGGCTGGGTACATTTGTGCAATTTGGTCAGGAAAAAATAACCTTAGCCTTTATGCAAAGCTAAGATAATGAATTACACACTGAATCACAAGGATGTCTTACAATTGAACTTaaactgaaatgtgaaagaTGTCATTCAGtgcaactgatttttttctttctgacttgaatcaaagacaaagaaactTTTGTACTTATATGGGTCATTATTTTCCAGTCGGCTTTGTCCGCCTCTGTATCCTCAAACGTTGATCCAGCTCTCCTCAGACAGGAGTTAACTTGGCATCTCAGCCTCAGACAATCCCTCTGACTCAGCTGTTCCactcttcttccttcctcttttttcactCGGGAGGTCGATCACCCGCCCAGTTATCCCAGTTCGGTTTCACACTGACCTCTTTGAGTTCAACTCCCATTTGTGTCGGGCTTCGGATCTGTTGGCTCGTTTCCAAACTCCCTCGGCTCTGAAtttttccctctcttgtttGCCTCCCTTTGTCTTGCTGCCTGCctgtccttcttttttttctattctttgttttttctctctgcctcttcagGGCAGAAGTGTCTGCGCCACAGTACCAGAGTGTTGGACACTCAGGTGCTGATCAGTCCATCTCAGGAACAGGTTCATTCAGAGGTGAGGGGGGAGAAATCCTGGGTGCTTCACCAAGTTACTGGAAGATAGCTGACCAGGACAAGTGTTAACAATGATGCAGTTTGTGCCCTAAATATATTAATTTTACAATGATATAAATAGAAATCAgacaaaaagtcacatttaagatgctgttGTCACCAAATGTTTGGTATTTCTGCTTCAAAAGTTAAAACTGTTCTTGCTGTTAGAACTTATggaaaaatgattaattttcCATCTGTCTGGTCCTGGCAGGTGTCGGCTCTGCTGTCCAGGGATTCGGCCCATAAGCTGCTGATCTTGGCCGGCCAGAGTGTGGAGGACAGTGGAGACCTGCTGTTTCACAGAGGACTGTTCTCACCAGAACACCTGAAACAGATACTGACAGAGCAGGTACGACAGTGACTCCCATCTGTCTGTAACTGTATTAATGATTCTGGTCATGCTTGCTTTGTACATGGTAATGAAAAAGATCATAAATCTCTAGCATGACTGCTGAAGAACTGCTCTGTCTTTAGTTCCTAGATCAAGAGAACTCCTCCTCCAAACTCAGTCTGACTTTGAGTTGTCCCAACATTGGCCAGTGGAGGAAGACTCTCCTGGGAAACCAGCCTCTGCAGGGTCCTTTCACACTGCACATCAATCCCCCAGAGGTGCTGCCTGCCATGGAGGCCCTGGGGGAATTCACCTCCCTCATCTCTGGTACCCTCTCCCCTCCGTCTCCCTTCGATCTCCTGCCTCCTCCCACCACGGTGGGTTTTCTCAAGCTGTCTCGCCCCTGCTGCTACGTGTTCCCTGCCGGCCGTGGCGACTGTGCCTTTTTTGCTGTCAACGGGTTCACGGTGCTGATGGACGGCGGCTCGGACTCTCAGGCTTGTTTCTGGAAGCTGGTCCGCCACCTCGACCGAGTTGATGCAGTTTTGATAACGCACGTTGGGACAGAGAACCTCCCTGGGGTCAACGTCTTCCTGGAGAGGAAGGTGGCGGAGTTGGAGCTGAGCTCTGATGTCAAAGGTAAGAGGTTGAGTCAGGTCTATTCATGCTGTACAGCCCAAAATCTCACATTTGCCTCAAAGGGCTTTACAGTCTGCTCAGTATACATCACCTTCTATACTTCTAGACCTTTGAAGGGAATAACTCTCCTTGAATGACTAAGGGAAGACCTTAGAAAGAGCAACAGTGGAGGGTTTCCTGGTGCTGTTTCTGATTTATCATGATAAAACGATGTCAGGAGATATCTCTTCAGTCCTCTCCTCTttatgtgtttctctgtgtctctttatcttcttttatCTGAACAGATGACTCCTCTAAGAGGCTTATCTCCCCAGAGCTTGGAGTTGTGTTCTTTAACGCCCCTAGCAGGTTGCAGCTGGAAGATCAGCCCTGTGAGTGATGCATTCAAACCCTACAGCAGTACAGTACGTCTCTGTTAACCAACCAGTTTTCTGCAAATcacatatatatacattgaAACTTTATGTTCCAACTTTTCCTCTCTTTGGATTCAGTTTTCTAATGTGTCTTGTGGCAACACCGTACTTACAGTCTTttcaggtttaggcaccaaaaaacacttggacagggttaggaaaacataatgttttgttttagagCCTGTTTTTTGTCTACAAACATGACTGTAAATGTCCAGAATTCCCATTTCTAATGTGAATGATTTCTGTGCAGTAAAGTTATCATTCTTCTTCTCAGGTGTGGACAGTGTATTGAAGAGCACACAGCAGGCGGCTCTAACCCTCCACTTGTTAAAGAAGTTAGAAATCAGACCACAGCCATTGTTTCGACCACAAGGGATCCCCATTGAGCCACTAACCCTGTTCCAGAAGATGGGAGTGGGGCAGCTGGATTTATACATCCTCAACCCCGGCAAGAACAGTCAGGAGTACCAGACATTCATGCAGAACTGGCCCGATGCTGTGTCAGCATCCAAATCCCAAACTCTCCCTCTCACCGCGCTGGCCTCAGTGTGTGCGCTGCTTGTGTGGCACCCAGCGTGTCCCCAGGAGAAGGTGGTCAGGGTGCTGTTCCCCGGTGCCACCCCACAGGCAAAGCTGCTGCAGGGGCTGGAGAAGCTGAAAGGGCTGGCCTTCCTCCAGAAACCTACTGTGACGACCGGGGATCTGGAGAGGCTCGGAGAGGACAAAACGCCCAAGAGGACGGAGAGCCAGGACAGTGTTAAGTCTCAAGGGAAGGAGTCAATGCTGAAACACGGAAAAGATCGGGGAGgtaaagaggaggggaaaggaaaACTGTTTAACGGAGTCGCTGCAAGAGATGCTGATAAAGCCAGAGTCAAAGAGGCAGGTGTCAAGAACAAAGCAGCATCTTCAGAGAAAAATACTTCAAAGAAAGGAGCAGGTAAGGATGGGAAAAAGGAGGATAAGCCTGGcaataaagaggaaaacagtGTCGCGAGGCATGATCAGGGGAAAAGGGATGTTCTCACTCCAAAACCAAAGAATGACAATAAAACTAAACTCAAAAAGGACGCAAAAAATGACTCCAAAACAGgggggaagaaaacaaaaaaagggtcAGGAAAGGATGCAAATAATGGAAAGAAGGTGAATGTAAATGCAGAGTTGCCAAATAATAACTCAACGAAACCCGATTCTGGGAATGTGTTAGGAATATCAGAGACAGAGGGACTCgatgcagagcagcagaaacaaaaaacagagaaagagtcTGAAGAGAACCCCTGTGGCTCGAAAATGTCTACCCCTGAGGACATGACAGCTGACTTTCTTAAGCTCAGGGAGGAAACTGCggcacaggtggaaacagcagataaaggagagcagagaggcagcgAGTCCGGAAATGAAAAGAGCCTCGGAGACCTGAGCAAAGCGGCTGACACACTCGAGGAAGAAGCCGGAGGTCGTGCGGGAATAATGGAAGGAGAGAGTGGTGATAATGGAGTGCGGGGCAAGGAGTGGACTGGAGAGAAAGCTCTAGAAGACCAGCCTGGAAATGCTTGTAAACCAGCAAAGGTTGTAGGATTCCCATCCCCCTTGAATAAGGCACCAACAAATGAGTGCTCAGTCCAGTTCGACATAACCCCGACTGAATACACGCTCCTGGACGGGGCTTTGAGGAGCAGCCCTCCCTCCAGATCCTCTCCAGAGAACCAGGCACCAGTCAGCCCTGACGAGGAGACGGTAGAGCCAGCATCCCCTGATTCACGGCCCAACAGCGCCGGCCACACTCCTTACTGTCTGTCCCCAGATGATGTGTGGTGCAACAGAGCCACTCTCAGCAGGTTACAGGCCCAGATGGGTAACACAGAGTCAGCTGATGTCAACGATTCATCCAAGCAGAGTGAGGGGCAGTTAAACCAGAACAGAACCACTCCAGAGAGCCACTCAAACCCCAGAGAGAAGCACCTGAGTTTCCTTTCTTTGGGTTCATTTAAAGAAGGCTCTTCAgacccctctccgtctctcactACCACCACTACTACACACTCAATGCCGGCAGAGGTGAGCTCGCCTCAGTCCACCGAGGTAGATGAGTCACTGTCCATGTCCTTAGAGCAGGGAGCAACCCCTGTGAGCCAGAGAGATGGGGATGACAGCGTTCATCACTCCAGCTCCAATGGAGGCCATTTTGTTGGGATGTCTTTACCAATGAAGAAGCCTCCGAGATCTGTAGGGCAGGGTTTTGAGATGGGCCGGCCTCCGGCTCCTAACACACTTCATTTTGAGGCGTCAGCTCATGACGTGGATCTATGTCTGGTGTCTCCCTGCGAGTTCAAGCATTTCAAACCAGCAGACTCCAGCTCAGGTGCGAGCGAGTCCCCCAGAGGAGCTTTTGCTCAACATCATCagggcaacaacaacaacaaccccaAAGACACATCGCCCAGCGATTCAAACGCCCCCGTCTGCACGGAGGACTGCCCCTCCACCACGGCAGACGGAGTCCTGGACTCAGATGAGGATGAGTCATGTAGTGAACCGTCTAACTCCCCCCATGACCTCCACACCAGCCAGGCTCTGCCCCAGgaccctcctcctgcccctctcAGGGACAGTCCTCCCCTGCCCCCTCATCCAGACGCCTCCATGCCCGTTCCTCAGTCTGAGTCTGATGCTAATGGGAAGAGGGCAAAAGCCACTGGCACACGAGGGAAAAAATCGCCAGCGGTGAGTTTGTCTCATTAGCACTGACAAGAAGGATGTTTATGTAATTCGGTGCATTAGTTCATGTGTGCATTTAAGATAAATCGTTTGGTTAAATGtcttatttgtaagaaaagttgatccCAACTCAGCAAATGCCCTCCAATTCCAATACtgaaagcagacattttgagatGACTTTTAATgcatatacatgtaaatattttgtttattatgatTCTGTGAGGCTGAAGctattgtttgttattttggctACAGTGAAATCCTCCTCAagttcaattttgttttttgtcaccaGGTTACTGAGGCCTCCCAAAGATCAGGCTCAGGGAAAAGCAGGGCAGGGAGTGGAGTCCTGAAGGGGAATGCCTCGTCTACTCGAACGCCTTCCTCCAGCCCCCGTTCAGCACCAGCAAAATCCTCACCCAATCCAGGTATAAGGCGTAAAATGTAGACGATATAGAGAACTGTTAATAGTTTTGTACTTTGCGAACGCGCATGTATCCATAGTTGGTGTCAACTGAACCACTCTCTCCTGTCCCAGGCTCTAAGTCTACCTCTGCCGGAGAAGTCAGCGTATACGTTGACCTGGCCTATATTCCCTCCGGAGGCTCCTCTTCTATGGTCAACGTGGACTTCTTCAGATGTGTTCGCTCGTCTTGTTACATCGTCAGCGGCGACAGtccagagagagaagagctgtTGAGGCATACGCTAGACGCATTACTGGATAGCAAGATATCCTGGCCTGAGACTATGCAGGTAAGAAACGCACTAGAATGGCGACGCACTAGAGCGCGTACATCTGCCCAAGGTTAAATAGTGtccttttgtactcactcatagataccagccacctacaGTCaatatgcctgattttttttgttatcttaaGCATGCATCAAAACAGTGGATCCATGTCAATCTGTCAGGGGACCTGAGAAGAAGCTGGTTTGAAACTGGATCCCGAATTGAAACCTAtccatgtttctctgcagctgctgaaaaaaaacttttgatgtGAACAGCTTGGTCAAAGTGCTGGGCATCTCCCCTTTTcacctcccttttctttttcctttctttcaggTGACAGTCATCCCCACCTTTGAGTCGGTGGCGATGCAGGAGTGGTACCAGCAGACcctggacagacagaaggagctGGGCATCAGCGTGCTGGGCTCTAACAGCACTGTCGCCATGCAGGATGAGACCTTTCCCGCCTGCAAGATAGAGTTTTGAGGCAGACTCTTGGGATCCAGCGACGGAGGATGGATGGTGATCCTGAGCTGAAGAATGGAAACGTGTGGGACAGTCGAAGAAAGTTAAAAGGAAATTTTCTGGCCCTTTTCTGCATGAACGCATCTGAGTGGGTAATGACGGGATGTTCACCCCATCCCCTCCTGGTTAATCTCTTCTTTGTGGGCTCCTTTTGCACCAGAAAGCCCTTATTTGTCTTGATCCAAGAGAACACACGTTCCCGTGGGGAGTTTTTGCATGAATTTCTGTTACCCATGACCCTGTGCGAAACAGGAGAGGTGATCACACTGGCTGCAGGAGAAGCACGTCGGGCTGCATATGTGCATCCACATGAAAGCTGATGTTGTAGATTAGTCAATGTAGTTTGCATATGTGGGGTTAAAAGTGCTATGTTTGGGCTTGTTTTCTCAATACAGTCAGCACTGTGGTATGATCGCAGGCTGTGCAACGTTTAAAGAGTGAATTCGCAGCTTTTAATGCAACATTTATCTTTATGTTAATTAATTTGCTTTGAATTCAGCAAATtaaaccactgaaaacacttgttGGTTTATGAAAAGCACTtagcacattttatttctattatttacTCAACTTATATTTGTCTGACGGGCACAGAAGatgattaaactgtaaaaaaaaaagagagtgacaTTTTACCtgtaatgacatcacagtggtgGTCAGGTGCTTGTTGTGAGCGCTGTGTGCAGATTTGAGGTGAACTGTGTTGTAACTGCTTTACGAAATATCGCACCACCGTGACCTGACTCGACGTATCTGACGCGACTGATAATCACCCGCTGGCTCTGAGATTAATGGATCCGCACAGACAAATCTGTCGGCAGGGATTAGAGCACCAGATTAAAATTGATGGCATTACAGCAATCATCTCATTAACTATCGCAAATTAATTGTAATCCATTACGAGTGCTTAAAATCATACTAATCAGGAGCCAGACAGCGAAATAGATGTTAAAGTGATGACATGTACTCTGATTGTGAATATGATCATAAGCTTATTGTGGACTCATATTTTGCACAGCGTTAATTCATGGTGCAGTCACAGTGGGTGGTAACAGCAGCTTTCCACATTGTAGTTTGTACATATACGAATTAATCAGAAATCAGATTCTATTTATATTTAGCACAAAGTAATCTTGAAAATGAAACTACTGAATTGCTGTACTAATATCAGGAatgctttagtttttttaagTCTTCTGGATTGATGTACATCATTGAGTAACAGTTAAAGGGAAAAACAGTGTCCCTGCTATTCCAATTAATTCCTCGCATGACAGCATAGAATTTGACATATATTATGGATAGATTTACCAAATATAAATGGCTAATAAATTGATATTTACttgaatttaaaggtgcactttgtagtttaggggaagaaatttaaatcagaagagaaagagaaagattttcattgggcctaaatgaataaactgaccttaaaggacgacacagtttcatagcgttttcctttgtttatatgtggcggaccctgccacctctctagcttccTAGGTGTCCTAGGACTCtcgttttcctctgagaacagatgGGTAATTCAGCTAAATttatacatttgtattattacctcattaacattgtaaagattaaaatctgagtttgaatttcttctccgaAATTACATGGTGTCCCTCTAAATCGTGGTCCACAGAGCCAACTGCAAACACCTGCTTTGGTTAGATGCAAGAAGAGCAGATGTTATATtctgatgaaatgtaaataatcaacGACTGATTACCCCGTTCctaaaaacatgaatgtgacGTACAGTACAGAGTTTCCTCAATACCAAAGCACGAGACTGCAAAAAGACACCACTGACCGTTTTCTTCTGCTCCGTCTGAATGCTGCCTcagaatacagaaaaagaaatcgTCATTTTGATTCTCAGATcatctaaaatatattttgtaattaTATAAATGCACTGTTACACTTTTATCATCAGAGattatgtcatttttcattttctgtttgtgtcacacGTGTTGTCCAACCTTAATTCATCAATCGTGCCCCCAAATTCtccacaaatgtattttttctgcaAAAGGCCACCAGATTAAATGATGAATCGTGGTGTCGAACCAGATCTGTAATCATGGGTCAACAATTACTTTCACCCCACAGTAGCTGAAGTGAACCGTAACTATGTGTATGTGTCCCGCATGTATAAACTAATGTATGTAGCCTACTGTATGTTGTTTCATTCATGATATTCATGAAGACAGAGAGCAAAGCACTGTGGGATAGCGGGATGGTTGggttaaaaggaaaaaaaaccctgtctcTGCTGGGATCAACGTTGGTAACATTTCACTTTGTCTGTAAGCGCATACTGTAACAAAATGTGTGGGTTGTGGGGCCGGCAGtaatgtgtgaaataaagaaTGTGCATCACCATCCAGACATGTCTGTCGAGAATCATGGAAGTGCAAATTCTTAATGCGGACCTTGAAGTAAATAAGTTATCCTGCTCACTAATAGCAGAAACATCTCAGCAACAAAGCCGGACATAGACATGAAACTAttatatacatacaaacaaatgtaCAAGACAGAAGACATAAGTTATATAAAGTAACAATGTCAATGTAAAAGTCAGGTGGAAAGGTAAAGGGACACTTACATACATCTCTTGCCACTAGTTACTGTAGTGTTTAGATCAGTAATACAGTATTAGTTACAGTATTAAGTTGAAAAAAGATTCGATTGAGGACTATCTGCACTGAATACTGACCTACTGAGTGCACATCCTGTTCCTGAACAACGGAAAattaactttttgttttaacttgatGCTTTTTCCTTATTGTCTTGACCAGGGCTTCAGTGTATATATAGATAAGTCTACCCAACATCAGTTGTTAAAGTTAAAATTAGCTTTACACTGacaacattaaatgaaaatattccaaTAGCATATAAATATGTGATGAGTACAAACATTTTGCATAATGAGtatgtttactttttatattcaaagttcattttgctgctggttttctttctgtgtaccttaaaaaaaaatcctgaaatcATTAGACCTACCTCACATTCTGctcactttcatttttacagccTATTTCACTGTAGTGGGTGTAATCTGGAACATCCTGAAGGGTTGGTCATCATAATAAAAACTACactttcacttctgtttttagAGACTCGCCGGAGCTGAACCACTGCGACCAGCTACACTTAACTGAAACACTTCTACTGCAGGTGAGTTTGATAATATTCACCTTCATACTGCTAAAGTcagattaaaacagaaacagctcagAACTGTGAGGTTGGTCCATTATCATATGTAAATATAGATTGATTATGTGTGGGTTTTTTGCCTTCATCTAGTGGAAAATGGATTGGTTTCACTTTCTTCTCGAGGCTGAAAGCACATGGAGAGCGtttgaaataacatttcacaCTTCAAGTCACATGAAAatccttcttgtgtttttgaggAAACTATGCATCAGTGGAAATCTGTCACTTTGTGTTAAACACATTGAACGACTCGTATGCACAGCAGGCTTTATTCAAGGATGCAAGGATCTTGCCCTATCAGGGTGTTGCCTGAAGCTGTTTCAGTTCATCTGCCACGTGATCATAACATCACTGTGATTACCAAGTATACAGAATATGAAGGCTTCTTTGTCAGTCATCACTTTGATTTATTATCCTTTAAATGGAGAATAAATACAGCAGgctcaaatattaaaaactgcTGCATCCTCAGGTCTTCCCTCCATCATGTCTGCCGTCACATCCAGCCTGTCTAGAGATCAGCAGAGCAAACTGCTCTCCCTCCTCGGTCATGTCAGACTCCACCTGCTCTACAAAGCCAGCGTCCACGGCTTCACCGCTGCTGCTTTCCACGGCCGCTGTGACAAACAGGGGCCCACCGTCATCGTCGCCTACAACGCTGCTGGGTTCGTCTTTGGGGCTTACACCTCCAAGGACTACACCCAGAGCGGTGCGGACGTCAATGACGAGCAGGCCTTCCTCTACAACATCCGTGCACAGGAGGACAAACCACTGAGGGTGGCAGGTATCAGTGGACAGTGTGCCTTCACAGATGTAGCCACAGGTCCGAATTATGGTGCTTTGGTGTTCCTGCATGAGGACAAACCCGCGTTCCAGTCCAACCCGGGAACAAGCTTCCACTTTCAGGGTGCAGCGCTGCACGGAGACAACTTGGTGCTGACTGAGTTTGAAGTGTATCGAGCTGAAGGTGTGTGACGATCAGCACTGACTCTTATTGAATATAGGAAGGTTATTTTATCCACACTCCTGCAGTCACCCTCTCTAGTACGTAactggtcctttttttttttttttagctcctgATGACATGATTCACATCTGCAAGTTAACTGACAAAGAATGGCAGTTTCTTACAGTGGACTGTAGTGAACGCCATCATGTTAAATGAatctatttctgtttattttcacttgcAGGTTTAGGAAGTCTCCTGCCCAAACCCTGGAGGAACATGCAGTGGACTGCTGAGTACGTACACGTGAAACTTTTAGTCCCAGAAACAGGGAAAAGGAAAACCAGGAAAAAGTTCCGTTAGGCTGTTGTTGTCTGCATTTCCATCACGTCTACAGGCACATGAAGAGTTTCTGAAGAATTAATTTTAGCATGTGATTCACTGTTGAAGTCACGAGTACCTACTATGATCCCTCTATGGTAGATTTAACAGGATAAACTGCCCTCTGGGAGCACAAAACATGGCAAAGTGCACTCTCTTCTCTAGGAATATATCATAACTTTCTGTGAAATGGTGgttgccaaaataaaacataagtaCTCAACCAAGCAAAGTCAGCACTGAAAGCCCCACCCTCAAAGTATCACTACCCCGTTCAGAGGCTTTTCACCTGCGGTGCACCGTGACAAACTGTGTTCATTATCAACAAAACTATCTGAACCCTCTTCGGTTCATGTCTTCATGATGTTTCTCTTCCCTCcaggaaaaagcagcagctgatgaagaAGATCCAGAACTATAAGTCTgatattaaaacagttaaacaaGCCCGGGTGGTGTTGGTGGGGCGCGTCGGGGCCGGCAAGTCCAGCTTCTTCAACTCCATCAGCTCTGCGTTTCGAGGCAACATGACGTCCCAGGCCATCGCCGGCATAGCAGCCAGCAGTGTGACCACTCAGGTACCAGCACAGACCCCTACGTAGGGTAAAGGGCCCAATAAAGTTTCCCATTCATTGACTGCTTGCAAAATTTAATGAGTTACACTTCATGTCTCTTCTGTAGTTCCGCACCTACACCATCACGGCAGGGAAAGGCGGTGAAGCCCTCCCTCTGATGCTGTGTGACACAATGGGGCTGGAGGAAAAACCTGATTCTGGTTTGGACATTGAGGACTTGGTCAACATCTACAAGGGCCACGTAAAGGATCGCTACCAGGTCTTCTGCATAATTACCTAATTATCTACAGTTTCTTGTGTGACTGATTACGTGGTCCTAATGATTCCGCCTCTTGCTTCATGTTTGTCCTCAGTTCAGTCCCTCCGCTCCGATCCTGGCGGATTCTCCAGGCTACAGGCAGAAAGTGACTCTGAACGACAAGATTCACTGTGTGGTGTACGTGGTCGACGCCAGCCAGGTCTCGATCCTCACACAAAAAATGATCGACAAGTTCACTGCCATCAGAAAAAAGACCAACCAGCTGGGTGAGGAGctaataatgaataatgttattttagcatttttaaaaatttttttttatgatatttcgTTCTAATTTGTGACAAAAACTGAGGCCTAAAACACATGAACTGTATTTCTTTCTTGCTGTAATAACTCACTTTCCTCCTAGGGGTCAGTAAGCTTTCACTTTATCTTTCCAGCTATTTCAAatctgctcttttctttctcttctgttcccTCTCGCAGGACTTCCTCAGATTCTGCTGATGACCAAAGTAGACGAGGCCTGTCCGCTGGTGGCGGAGGACTTAAAGAATGTTTATCACAGTGTTTTCATCCAGAGAAAGGTAAAATACTTCATACTGAGGTGGAAAccttgttcttgtttgtttttcgtaACTTCATCCatctgcatttctttctttctttcttttttctttctttcaggcCCGGGAGTTGAGCGAGTCTCTCGGCATCCCCCTGTCCTGTGTGCTGCCAGTGAAGAACTACAgcgaggagctggagctggaccAGGACACTGACATACTGCTGTTTTCTGCCGTGGAGCAGATGCTGAACTACGCAGACAGCTTCTTTGAGAACCAGGTTGTTGAGGACCAAGCGGTGAATGATCAGGCGGAGCTCTACAGGTCCAGTGATCATCTCAAAGCAGACTTATCAGGACGCATCGTTTAAAAGGcagaaactcaaaataatgagtcGGTTGGTCAAATATATTCAATATGTTCGAGTGAATCCATTTATTTG is a window from the Acanthopagrus latus isolate v.2019 chromosome 16, fAcaLat1.1, whole genome shotgun sequence genome containing:
- the LOC119004822 gene encoding microtubule-associated protein 1S-like isoform X2, producing MYSSKGGGIRSWDVDLKSCNLNLFLQEFLSHHTASFKGAGQKCLRHSTRVLDTQVLISPSQEQVHSEVSALLSRDSAHKLLILAGQSVEDSGDLLFHRGLFSPEHLKQILTEQFLDQENSSSKLSLTLSCPNIGQWRKTLLGNQPLQGPFTLHINPPEVLPAMEALGEFTSLISGTLSPPSPFDLLPPPTTVGFLKLSRPCCYVFPAGRGDCAFFAVNGFTVLMDGGSDSQACFWKLVRHLDRVDAVLITHVGTENLPGVNVFLERKVAELELSSDVKDDSSKRLISPELGVVFFNAPSRLQLEDQPCVDSVLKSTQQAALTLHLLKKLEIRPQPLFRPQGIPIEPLTLFQKMGVGQLDLYILNPGKNSQEYQTFMQNWPDAVSASKSQTLPLTALASVCALLVWHPACPQEKVVRVLFPGATPQAKLLQGLEKLKGLAFLQKPTVTTGDLERLGEDKTPKRTESQDSVKSQGKESMLKHGKDRGGKEEGKGKLFNGVAARDADKARVKEAGVKNKAASSEKNTSKKGAGKDGKKEDKPGNKEENSVARHDQGKRDVLTPKPKNDNKTKLKKDAKNDSKTGGKKTKKGSGKDANNGKKVNVNAELPNNNSTKPDSGNVLGISETEGLDAEQQKQKTEKESEENPCGSKMSTPEDMTADFLKLREETAAQVETADKGEQRGSESGNEKSLGDLSKAADTLEEEAGGRAGIMEGESGDNGVRGKEWTGEKALEDQPGNACKPAKVVGFPSPLNKAPTNECSVQFDITPTEYTLLDGALRSSPPSRSSPENQAPVSPDEETVEPASPDSRPNSAGHTPYCLSPDDVWCNRATLSRLQAQMGNTESADVNDSSKQSEGQLNQNRTTPESHSNPREKHLSFLSLGSFKEGSSDPSPSLTTTTTTHSMPAEVSSPQSTEVDESLSMSLEQGATPVSQRDGDDSVHHSSSNGGHFVGMSLPMKKPPRSVGQGFEMGRPPAPNTLHFEASAHDVDLCLVSPCEFKHFKPADSSSGASESPRGAFAQHHQGNNNNNPKDTSPSDSNAPVCTEDCPSTTADGVLDSDEDESCSEPSNSPHDLHTSQALPQDPPPAPLRDSPPLPPHPDASMPVPQSESDANGKRAKATGTRGKKSPAVTEASQRSGSGKSRAGSGVLKGNASSTRTPSSSPRSAPAKSSPNPGSKSTSAGEVSVYVDLAYIPSGGSSSMVNVDFFRCVRSSCYIVSGDSPEREELLRHTLDALLDSKISWPETMQVTVIPTFESVAMQEWYQQTLDRQKELGISVLGSNSTVAMQDETFPACKIEF